acgccccgtcctcacagctttacttctgccagtatctcgtctcctaccttcgaaacttcacagaagctctcctgcgaaaccttaaggtcccgagttcgagtctcggtccggcacacagttttaatctgccacgaagtttcatatcagcgcacactccgctgcagagtgaaaatctcattctggaaacatcccccaagctgtggctaagccatgtctccgcaatatcctttctttcaggagtgctggttctgcagggttcgcaggagagcttctgtgaagtttggaaggtaggagacgagatactggcagaagtaaagctgtgaggacagggcgtgagtcgtgcttgggtagctcagttgatagagcacttgcccgccaaaggcaaaggtcccgagtttgagtctctgtccggcacacagttttaatctgacaggaagtttcatatcagcgcacactccactgcagagtgaaaatctcattcaagtccgTTATCATAATCAGCTAAGAAAACGATAcagcacagttgatggaaaaatacacaCCCAGGAGGGTGATCTCACCCAATAGTTGGAGAATGGggggaagtgcagatccacgtcgacgaaggatgcgataggtctcagcacatgatggacacgatgcaccatggaaggtgcccttccccaaattgctcactcttcaggaaaattttgaaaaatgggagtcaaaccctacaggggaccatcacataaaggccgaaatgtgcgagactccttttagtcacctcttacaacaggcaggaataccttgggcctattctaatccccggactgCAGGGGGGCACGGCCTGTTGAcacatggcaacacagagatcacggAAGGGAATGTACGAACTAGCAGGCTGAGGTAAGAAGACTATAGccgtggcagcagtgtcagcagcatgTCAGATCGATGTGACCAAGAAACCACATAAAGATCACAGTTGTGTTTGTTTttgtaggttgtgtgtgtgtgcgcgcgcgtggagggggggggggggggttattggtaTCCTGGTCTAGGCTCGGACATATAAATTAATTGGAGATTGGCATATGGGTGCAAACCCTGTCTCCGGTACCGCAGTGCTTTACTACAGGCAAGACCCTACTGGAAATGGTATCGCCTCGTTTTCCTCCAACATTCGAGCTGACTTACAGTCAGTTATGTAGGAAACATACAATTTAATGCTGGCACCACACCTTGATTCAACTTGGCATTCTTCATGTTAACAAATCATTTCCAGGTGTGAAACAAGTGATGAGGGACATGTAAAATGGCACGAATGACTTAGAATTGAACCCTAAGGCTTTGGGTTCACAGTTTGAGACTTATCCACTTAGTAGTGACTGAGGACACCTGACAAACATGTCAATAAGAGCTTTCGTGGACCATTTGGTACTTTGGGTTAGTTGAAACTTTTGATACTGCTTTACCaattcacaaccaaactgtcacctttcaaCCTAAACTAGACCTCAAGTtacactaaaaaaagaaaagaaaaaaaagaaaaaaaagaaaaaaggacggaccaaggtggcgcagtggttatcacactggactcacattcgggaggacgacggttcaaacccacatccggccatcctgatgtaggttttctgtgatttccctaaatcactttaggcaaatgccgggatggattcttcaacagggcatggccgacttcctttcctaatacgatgggaccgacaACCTCCACGATTGGTccactccctcaaatcaaccaaccaaccgaaaaATGATACAGTAGCGAAATAAATACTACAGCAGCTGTTCTCTTTGTCTTAATGAACGTACATCATCACATTTTGATTTAAAACTTACTGAATTTGtaactgagttagcccctcttctaaccatAATTTATCATAAATCCCTTGGACAGAAAGCCCTGCACTgttcttgggaaaaattacaggtcACACTCATATACAAGAAGGCTAGTAGAAGTTATtgacaaaactactgtccaatatcattgacatcaatctgttgtagaatcttagaatatattctgagctcaaacacaatgaggtataaaaaaaaaaaaaagacctcctccatgccaaccagcacaaATTTTGAATACATCGATCATGTGCAattcaactcacacttttctcacatgacatactgcacactttggatcaaggcaagcaggtagatgcagtatttcttgatttttgacAAGCGTTTAACTCAGTAGCACACCTACACTTATCGTCAAAAGCAATGTTATgaagaggatagattgctactcaccatatagcggatatgGTGAGTCATGGACAGGCGCAACAAATAGACTGCTAAAAAAGTAATCTTTCGGCCATGTGTGTAAGAGCTGcattgcccccctcccctccccccctctctctctctctctctctctctctctctctctctctgtgtgtgtgtgtgtgtgtgtgtgtgtgtgtgtgtgtgtgtgtgccctttcTGCCCACCAGCTCACTTGTttttcagtctttttgttgtgcctgtctgtgactcaaaatTTCcattatatggtaagtagcaatctatccttttcataacatcgACATTATTTCAGCCTGGATTTTTTATTGTCGAAAATACAATCAAGCgacatttgtgattggattgaggactccTCAGACTTTTTAGAGATGATgcggttatctgtaatgaagtattgtaTGAAAGAGGCAGTATAAatattcagatcttgataagactttGAAATCGTGCCAAgactggcaatttgctttaaatgttcaaaaatgtaaattgtgcaccccacaaaacaaaaaaagttgtatcctatggctataatatcagtgagtcactgccaAACACCTGAgtttaacactttgtagggatatgaaatggaatgaccacatagactcAGTTATGGGTAAAGCATTTGGTAGACTTGAGTTTATTGGTAGAACAGTGGGGAAGTGcactcagtctgcaaaggagactgcttacaaatcacttgcacCACTGCTTCTACAATACTgccagggtcgacagaagcgtccgatcccacgcgtcggctttgacccgtgacgtaaggctgttgtgtgtgacgtcatgacggcccggagtttggtttgagtgtggctgtctccagttctgttttatcttattttatttacttttctgatctgttcgttctatcccgtgagatttttttttttaagacaaaaaacactaatcagctactgaagcatctttatcttctatgggttgcaggggttacgaccccgggtctagtgtagcaggggatacaacccgtcggctttggacaatgacgtcgcAAGTCgtcagagagcagtttaccattttcgcttttgctgttatgtttcagtttctttttttactgattgcttaataaagtggatctgtttattctatctcgtgagatttttttttttttaagccaaaaaacacttatcagctactgaagggagctacaacactaagaagaatcgcttctcgtttggcggcttgtgacgtcattgtccaaagccgacgggttgtatcccctgctacactagtcccacgacccctggggaggtgggtgggtattcatgcatggctgtcttcacttacacgttgtagctacgcaaggcgtttaaattagtttatatttagtttgccccccacccaaaacaccccatttcccgcgcttgtcccgttagtgtcattaggcttcttgtagaaagtgtgtgtgtttgtttttgtttccgccatatttgtgacgtcatgggtcaaaacagacgggcgggatcggacgcttccgtatttcctactGCCAACACGTGTGGGAACGGTACCAAATAGAAATGAAATTGGCCTCTAATAATTTCTGTCACTGTGGTAACTAAATATTCACTCATTTACAGCTTCTAATCACGAGTGTGTTCTCTGTTGCTTTCACATAAAGAATGTTTATGTTTCTTCAATTGACAACAAATTGTAACGCAACagttatttaaaataaatacgATGGTACGAAGCATCTTGCAAAAAAATTTCGCGTGCGCTATGGAAATCGGAGGGGTTTGAAATAGTACTGCACTCTTATTACATACGGCTGTTAACACGTTTTCACATACCCTGTAGCTGTGGTGCATTTCGACGATCCTTCGTCGTCCTCTGAAGTAACAGACAACTCGAAGTCGCTCATATGAACGTCACCTCTATCCACGCGACGGGCTATAGGAACGTCACACGTCTCTTCGTCTTCCACTCCTTCATCGCTGTCTTCGGAATGAAGTTGTGGCATATCTAAAATATTGCTGTCGTCTCCACTCTCACTGCTTTCTTCAGTTTCGCAGCAATCACCAACCGCTTTCACCCGATATGAAATCCTCTTTCTTTTCATCGATGTCCTCCTTTCCACGTCTTCAATGACAGTCACATTCGCTTCATTAAAATCAACCCCTACTTTGCTGACTTCATCTTCGAACACCGTCAATCTTTCCATAAGCTGTTCAACCAAACTATCAGTTTCGGCATTTGAGAACGAACTGAGTTCCGGATAAACTCGCAGGCACGCTCTTCTCTGTTCATTGTATTCCTTATTTTCTTGCTCCAACGCCGAGAACATCGCTCTGTATTGCGTATGTACTTTAGTAAACTGAGTCCCCAGAGACTCTAAGAAGCCAACGTCTTCTTTGCCTTCTGCCAGCGTACAGTCGGGTACACTGAAGACAAATGCGTTCAATTCGAACAATTCTTGTAGTACATACCTAGTTTCATTTTGCTGAAAATCCTTTATTAAgtacaaaaaatgtttcagacactgCCAATCATCGTGCGACAAGCTGATCTTCATGTACCGTGCTGCAGGTTGTTTAAGATAAATTGCTCGCAGTAAGTACAGACCACAAACACGTTCCTCCACTGTTTCCGACTTCAGCCAAATCCTCTTGCAAACTTTTAAGTATTCCTCCACAATCTCTTGCACCTCACCCAAATATTTCCACTGTGTCAGGACGAAAGAAAACTTCATTTCTTGCCATACAGCAGCGAAAGCGTCAAATTGTAAGGAGCCCTTGTCTTTAAATTTCGACAAGAACAGACGGCAATCTTCATTAAAATAATAACCGACTTTCTCAGTACTCATGTCTGGGAGAACGAGCAAAGAAATTTACGAACTTATTATTAGTAACTGTTTCTGTCCATAAAAAATCGATATTTTACTACATCCCTGTTCTAACATACACAACAAAACTGAGTGAGAACCAAATGACAATCGAGCAACACAGCTATTGCACCCTTTGCCGCTGCCAATCTAATTATGCTACATACTGCATAGGTTATACGGGTTTAGTGACTTCTTTCGCCAATGAAGCTCGCATTATTTTATTTGTCGATAAGGTTGACGAATATAAGAACTGGACGACGGCAATTACTTAATTTTATTACTGAAACAGTGTTTTCTGGTTTGCTTCTTTTCGCGGGAATGTTGGCTATCCATAAGAGAATTGATAACCAATGATTATCTGCGTAATGGCAGAGACCACGACAGGGTGAAGTGTGTATGGATGTAAACAATATTGAAAGGAAGTTGGCTTTGTAAAATACTTCCTCGTGGCGTGGTTTTGGGTAGCGTCTTCGCAGTTTTAGTTCGTGACATTCTGTTGTGGTACAAGTTAAGGTTCCTCTTCTCAGAGATGGCTAGCACTGCTGTCGCCGTGGACTTACCAGCTGAAGTTAATGGAAAAAGCAAAGGCGGAGTTCTTCTTATAAAAAAAGAGTGAGTCATATTATACCATATAGAAATAATACCGAGGAAGGGATATTTTGTAACTCATTCAGAGTTTAACTAGCCGGctggtgaggccgtgcggttctaggcgcttcagtctggaaccgcgtgaccgctaaggtcgcaggttcgaatcctgcctcgggcatggatgtgtgtgatgtccttaggttagttaggtttaagtagttctaagttctaggggactgatgaccacagatgttaagtcccatagtgttcagagccatttgaaccatttttagagtttAACTAGTCCAATGACTTTTATTTGATGTGCCAGGTACGTGACATCTGATCGCGAGATGGTTGCAGTTCAAGTGGAGAAAACCGAAAATGAGAATGGAGAGAAGCCAGCTGAAAATGAAGATAATCAGCCTCCACAGAAGAAGGCACGTtggagcaaagaacagaaaaagaatCGCAAAGGTAGGCCATGTCTGTTTTTGCTGGTCATAGTTTATTTATTAATAGTTACTCtggattacatttttttcttttcttttttttttttttttttaaaggacaaGCACATGGCAATGTACAAAATGTGAATTAATATGTCGCACACATATAATGTGATAGTTGATGCTGACACGACTCCTCTGCCCCTCGTTAGCTCCCtcaaacacaataataataataatattttattgatcGTCTAACAATTCATTGCAGATGTACAAAAACATTTCATGATATGCAACACAGCACTACGTCAGATGAGGTTAAACATGGGGTAAATGGTGTGTGTAATAATTTATCATATTAccattacttatatatatatatatatatattcacattaCTGGTTTTGGGCAAGTACGTGACATCTTCAGAAGTGCTTAATCCACTAAAGAGCTTTGCACAGGTATATAAACAAATATAGTTACGCGCCATGGCCAATACTAAGTcatttaacatatttcagtgaATGAACATCTTATCGTCacatggtaaaatatgtcagttttTAAATAGATTATTTGTtactatttactttttttttcagaatagtTCTTACTTTGCTTGTAACAATGATTTTCTTGTAATGAGTAGGAAGAGTTTTTTAGAAGAAATTTCTTAAGCTGAAGCATAATAGTGATAACTATACCAAGCAGTGCATTGGTTAATTTTAATCTTGTATAATGTGGATAATTTTCatagtgtgtctgtgtttgtgtgtgtaattttttccTGTAATAATAGTATTGTACTGAAGACGGTGAGAATATATGttgttgtacagttttttttaatatacagtacATGTGTTCTTacaaccacaataataataataataataataataataataataatatcatctcCATACATAATTACTGTGGAGCTTACAGGACAGTACTGAGTGCCattcacataaataaaaaacagaagaGGACTCAATACTGAACAATGTGGCACATCATATTTTACAattgtaattttagtttttgaacaccATTTTCTGTTTAAGGATGACAAGCTGTTTCCAGTTACTCAGTAGTTGATTAAGTTAGAAGCAGCGCCTCTTGTGCCACTGTTTTATAGCTTATCATGTAGGATAGTAATGTTCACGCAGTGAAAAACTTTCTCAAGGTGTAGACACATATCTGCAACATGAATTCCTTGTTCTTGATGCTGCTACCACCTCCTCAATTTACTGAGCAGCTTGGTAGTTGATTTACGTTTTAGGAATGCATTTAGATTTGCAAATGTttggtccatgaaccatggaccttgccattggtggggaggcttgcgtgcctcagcaatacagatagccgtaccgtaggtgcaaccacaatggaggagtatctgttgagaggccagacaaacgtgtggttcctgaaggggaggcagccttttcagttgctgtaggggcaacagtctggatgattgactgatctggccttgtaacactaaccaaaacggccttgctgtgctggtactgtgattgcctgaaagcaaggagaaactacatgcgtaatttttcctgaggccatgcagctttactgtatggttaaatgatgatggcgtcctcttgggtaaaatattccggaggtaaaatagtcccccgttcagaCCTATGAGTGGGGActcatgtcagatcccttaatcgggcaggtaggttagaaaatttaaaaagggaaatggatatgttaaagttaaatatagtgggaattagtgaagttcggttgcaggaggaacaagaccttaggtcaggtgaatacagggttataaatacaaaatgaaataggggtaatgcaggagtaggtttaataatgaataggaaaataggactgtgggtaagctattacaaacagtatagtgaacgcattattgtggccaagatacatacgaagcccacacctaccacagtagtaccagtttatatgccaactagctccgcagatgatgaagagattggtgaaatgtatgatgagataaaagaaattactcagatagtgaagggagacaaaaatttaatagtcatgggtgacgaactcgatagtaggaaaaggaagagaaggaaacatagtaggtgaatatggattggggctaagaaatgaaagaggaagccgcctggtagaattttgcgctgagcataacttaatcatagctaacacttggttcaagaatcgtaaaagaaggttgtatacacagaagaagcctggagattatataatggtaagacagagattcaggaaccaggttttaaattgtaagatatttccaggagcagatgtggaccacaatctattggttatgaactgtagattaaaactgaagaaactgcaaaaaggtgggaatttgaggagatggtacttggataaactgaaagaaccagaggttgtagagagcttcaaggagagcattagggaacaattgacaaggatgggggaaagatatacagtagaagaagaatgggtagctttgatagatgaaatagtgaaggacgcagaggatcaagtaggtaaaaagacgagggatagtggaaatccttgggtaacagaagagatgctgaatttaattgatgaaaggagaaaatataaaaatgcagtaaatgaagcaggcaaaaaggaatacaaacgtttcaaaaatgagattgacaggaagtgcaaaatgcctaagcagagatggctagaggacaaatgtaaggatgtagaggtgcatatcactaggggcaagatatactgcctacagaaaaattaaagagacctttggagaaaagagaaccacttgcatgaatatgaagagctcagatggaaacctagttctaagcaaagaagggaaagcagaaaggtggaaggagtacatagagggtctatacaagggcaatgtacttgaggacaatattatagaaatggaagagcatgtagatgaagatgaaataggagatacgatactgcatgaagagtttgacagagcactgaaagacccaagtcaaaacaaggcctcaggagtagacaacattccattagatctactgacagccttgggagagccaggcctaacaaaactttaccatctaatgagcaaggtgaaataccctcagacttcaagaagaatataataattccatttccaaagaaagcaggtgttgacagatgtgaaaattaccgaactatcagtttaataagccacagctgcaaagtactaacacaaatactttacagacgaatggaaaaactggtagaagatcagtttggattccgtagaaatattggaacacgtgaggcaatactgaccctacgactcctcttagaaaatagattatggaaaggcaaacctatgtttatagcatttgtagacttaaaggaagctcttgataatgttgactggaatactctcattcaaattctggaggtggcaggggtaaaatacagggaacgaaaggctatttacaatttgtacagaaaccagaaggcagttataagagtagaggggcacgaaagggaagcagtgtttgggaagggagtgagacagggttgtagcctatccccaatattattcaatctgtatattgagcaagcagtaaaggaaacaaaagaaaaattcagagtgggaattaaagtccatggagaagatataaaaacttttgaagtttgctgatgacattgtaattctgtcagacagcaaaggacctgcaagagcagctgaacggaatggacagtgtcttgaaatgaggatataagatgaacatcaacaaaagcaaaacgaggataatggaatgtagtcgagttaactcgggtgatgctgagggaattagattgtgaaatgagacacttaaaggagtaaagcagttttgctatttggggagcaaaataactgatgatggtcgaatgagagaggatataaaatgtagactggcaatggcaaggaaagcgtttctgaagaagagaaatttattaacatcaagtatagatttaagtgtcaggaagtcgtttctaaaagtatttgtatggagtgtagctatgtatgaaagtgaaacgtggatgataaatagtttagactcgaaatgtggtgctacaggagaatgctgaagattatatgagtagatcacacaactaatgaggaggtattgaatagaattggagagaagaaaaatttgtggcacaacttgactagaagaagggttcggttggtagggcat
This DNA window, taken from Schistocerca serialis cubense isolate TAMUIC-IGC-003099 chromosome 11, iqSchSeri2.2, whole genome shotgun sequence, encodes the following:
- the LOC126427311 gene encoding uncharacterized protein LOC126427311 isoform X3, whose amino-acid sequence is MSTEKVGYYFNEDCRLFLSKFKDKGSLQFDAFAAVWQEMKFSFVLTQWKYLGEVQEIVEEYLKVCKRIWLKSETVEERVCGLYLLRAIYLKQPAARYMKISLSHDDWQCLKHFLYLIKDFQQNETRYVLQELFELNAFVFSVPDCTLAEGKEDVGFLESLGTQFTKVHTQYRAMFSALEQENKEYNEQRRACLRVYPELSSFSNAETDSLVEQLMERLTVFEDEVSKVGVDFNEANVTVIEDVERRTSMKRKRISYRVKAVGDCCETEESSESGDDSNILDMPQLHSEDSDEGVEDEETCDVPIARRVDRGDVHMSDFELSVTSEDDEGSSKCTTATGVLCLLLRWLPGL
- the LOC126427311 gene encoding uncharacterized protein LOC126427311 isoform X2, which gives rise to MSTEKVGYYFNEDCRLFLSKFKDKGSLQFDAFAAVWQEMKFSFVLTQWKYLGEVQEIVEEYLKVCKRIWLKSETVEERVCGLYLLRAIYLKQPAARYMKISLSHDDWQCLKHFLYLIKDFQQNETRYVLQELFELNAFVFSVPDCTLAEGKEDVGFLESLGTQFTKVHTQYRAMFSALEQENKEYNEQRRACLRVYPELSSFSNAETDSLVEQLMERLTVFEDEVSKVGVDFNEANVTVIEDVERRTSMKRKRISYRVKAVGDCCETEESSESGDDSNILDMPQLHSEDSDEGVEDEETCDVPIARRVDRGDVHMSDFELSVTSEDDEGSSKCTTATGSKDGPATAVGPKPGAASKPTPRPPAARRGRRFGRRSAR
- the LOC126427311 gene encoding uncharacterized protein LOC126427311 isoform X1; its protein translation is MSTEKVGYYFNEDCRLFLSKFKDKGSLQFDAFAAVWQEMKFSFVLTQWKYLGEVQEIVEEYLKVCKRIWLKSETVEERVCGLYLLRAIYLKQPAARYMKISLSHDDWQCLKHFLYLIKDFQQNETRYVLQELFELNAFVFSVPDCTLAEGKEDVGFLESLGTQFTKVHTQYRAMFSALEQENKEYNEQRRACLRVYPELSSFSNAETDSLVEQLMERLTVFEDEVSKVGVDFNEANVTVIEDVERRTSMKRKRISYRVKAVGDCCETEESSESGDDSNILDMPQLHSEDSDEGVEDEETCDVPIARRVDRGDVHMSDFELSVTSEDDEGSSKCTTATGSSKDGPATAVGPKPGAASKPTPRPPAARRGRRFGRRSAR